Proteins found in one Nostoc sp. NIES-3756 genomic segment:
- the pabB gene encoding aminodeoxychorismate synthase component I, with the protein MGDIKTLIIDNYDSYTFNLYQMIAEVNGELPLVIRNDQLDWQDLKQQVFDNIVISPGPGRPENPKDFGVCQDILKNYPDVPILGVCLGHQGIGHYYGGKVIHAPEPKHGRLSEVYHNNCDLFQNIPSPFCVVRYHSLLVAEELPSCLEKVAWTEEGLVMGLRHRHLPLWGVQFHPESICSEYGYQLLQNFKRITEESLKQNGKYRLTSARKVFSIPHTPPQPPEFAICCRKLDYFPNTEQVFVHLFGEDPHAFWLDSSRVEAGLSRFSFMGGSGGANSLLVRYRTQSQELIVTQSGKVTRTQESIFDYLKREINRRRCQTEELPFDFNCGFVGYFGYELKAECGAELVHTSSVPDAILLLADRLIAFDHQEQTTYLVYLTPVGETASAIAWFELMEKRLRNLPPLPPLDLGTTPQPVTFRLSRSYQTYKADIYRCLQEIREGETYQVCLTNHLHTDTTPDPLTFYRRLRQINPAPYSAFLRFGDIAIACSSPERFLQIDRQGWVETKPIKGTVRRGKTPEEDFLLCESLRNSEKERAENLMIVDLLRNDLGRVCQVGSIHVPKLMDVESYATVHQLVSTIRGLLSPHMDATDCIRMAFPGGSMTGAPKLRTMEIIDQLEQEARGVYSGAIGFLGLNGAADLNIVIRTAVLTPEQTSIGIGGGIVALSDVEMEFQETILKANALIAAMLLTVHGEFHPSLYRILGMPATTNNQPQKVLNEV; encoded by the coding sequence ATGGGCGATATCAAAACACTAATTATCGACAACTACGACTCTTACACCTTTAATCTCTACCAGATGATTGCAGAAGTTAACGGAGAACTTCCCCTAGTTATTCGTAACGATCAATTAGATTGGCAGGATTTAAAACAACAAGTTTTTGATAATATAGTAATTTCTCCCGGCCCTGGTCGTCCAGAAAACCCTAAAGATTTTGGTGTTTGTCAAGATATACTAAAAAATTATCCAGATGTTCCTATACTGGGGGTTTGTCTTGGTCATCAAGGAATAGGTCATTATTATGGTGGCAAGGTAATTCATGCACCAGAACCTAAACATGGTCGATTGAGTGAGGTTTACCATAATAATTGTGATTTATTTCAAAATATCCCTTCACCATTTTGTGTAGTCCGCTATCATTCCCTACTAGTTGCGGAAGAATTGCCTAGTTGTTTAGAAAAAGTGGCTTGGACTGAAGAAGGGTTAGTGATGGGGTTGCGACATCGCCATTTGCCATTATGGGGTGTGCAGTTCCACCCAGAATCTATTTGTAGTGAGTATGGATATCAACTACTGCAAAACTTTAAAAGGATTACGGAAGAATCGCTCAAGCAAAATGGTAAATATCGCCTAACATCTGCAAGAAAAGTTTTTTCGATTCCTCACACTCCGCCACAACCGCCAGAGTTTGCCATTTGTTGCCGCAAATTAGATTATTTTCCCAATACTGAACAGGTGTTTGTGCATCTTTTTGGTGAAGATCCTCATGCTTTTTGGCTCGATAGTAGCCGAGTAGAAGCAGGATTATCACGTTTCTCCTTCATGGGAGGAAGTGGAGGGGCAAATAGTTTATTAGTCCGTTACCGTACTCAATCTCAAGAACTGATTGTGACACAATCGGGGAAAGTGACACGCACCCAAGAAAGTATTTTTGATTATCTCAAACGGGAAATTAATCGGCGACGCTGCCAGACTGAGGAGTTACCTTTTGACTTTAACTGTGGGTTTGTAGGCTATTTTGGTTATGAACTTAAGGCTGAGTGCGGGGCAGAGTTAGTACATACTTCATCTGTTCCTGATGCTATCTTGCTTTTAGCCGATCGCCTGATTGCTTTTGACCATCAAGAGCAAACTACCTATTTAGTTTACCTAACTCCCGTGGGTGAAACAGCATCAGCCATAGCTTGGTTTGAGCTAATGGAAAAACGTCTGCGTAACTTACCCCCTCTACCTCCCCTGGACTTGGGTACTACACCCCAGCCTGTAACCTTCCGTTTAAGTCGCTCGTATCAAACATATAAAGCTGATATCTACAGGTGTTTACAAGAAATCCGTGAAGGGGAAACTTACCAAGTTTGTCTGACAAATCACCTACATACAGACACTACACCTGATCCTCTGACATTTTATCGCCGATTACGCCAAATTAACCCTGCGCCTTACTCAGCTTTTCTCCGCTTTGGTGATATTGCGATCGCCTGTTCGTCTCCAGAGCGATTTTTGCAAATTGATCGTCAAGGTTGGGTAGAAACCAAGCCAATCAAAGGTACTGTCCGCCGTGGCAAAACTCCCGAAGAAGATTTTTTGTTATGCGAAAGTTTGCGTAACTCAGAAAAAGAGCGAGCCGAAAACTTGATGATTGTTGATTTATTACGTAACGATTTGGGACGAGTTTGTCAGGTGGGGAGTATCCATGTTCCCAAATTAATGGATGTAGAAAGTTATGCCACAGTGCATCAACTTGTCAGCACCATCCGGGGTTTATTATCTCCCCACATGGATGCTACAGACTGTATCCGTATGGCATTTCCCGGTGGTTCCATGACAGGTGCGCCAAAGTTGAGAACTATGGAAATTATCGATCAACTCGAACAAGAAGCGCGGGGAGTTTATTCAGGTGCGATCGGTTTTTTGGGTTTGAACGGTGCAGCAGACTTAAATATTGTCATTCGTACCGCCGTACTCACACCAGAACAAACTTCAATTGGTATAGGCGGTGGGATTGTCGCTCTCTCCGATGTAGAGATGGAGTTTCAAGAAACTATCCTCAAAGCCAATGCTTTAATTGCGGCGATGCTGTTGACTGTTCACGGAGAGTTTCATCCCAGCCTCTACCGCATACTAGGAATGCCAGCAACAACTAACAATCAACCTCAAAAAGTCCTCAACGAAGTTTAA
- a CDS encoding glycosyltransferase family 39 protein: MGLYNWHSIVSSRWLHPLLLLGWFIIGLGLRFTHLTAKPPWTDEFATLVFSLGNSFLPVPLNQAIAPDILLQPLQPNPAATIGDVIHKMITQDNHPPLYFVLAHLWMNLFPNQEKYVSLLAARSFPALLGAVSIPLTYGLGRLAFRSRLVGQLAAAIMAVSPYAIYLAQEARHYTLAIIWVIASLSCLVIASHHLQNRTLLPLWLIICWVGINALGIATHFFFSLTLCAETLVLIFLAWQQSQQAKTLVFLSSVWWRIYAVALGTAIAGLVWLPSFLENPYRSSLTEWIQTDGISLSLLNPLFQLFAAWVTMIMLLPVESAQLAVVIVSGLVMLIFAIWATPILVRGYKFQLQQPQTSLPTQVLTGVVLGAIALFFILTYIFGIDITRGARYNFVYFPAVIILVGASLAVCWDTSQKAVMLIWLMGLVSAITVVSNLGYQKYYRPDLLVPIIQQNSQVPVLIATTHKTLVQTGEMMGIARELNPSAQTTTQFLLAHQEQDPNTSTVALENTLQQLPRPFDIWLVNFHAPIAEAAKKCVAQTKPLSAVDGYEYKVYQCR, encoded by the coding sequence ATTGGTTTGTATAATTGGCACTCTATCGTTTCTTCTCGATGGTTACATCCTCTACTCTTACTTGGCTGGTTTATCATCGGTCTAGGCTTACGTTTTACCCACTTGACTGCCAAGCCTCCGTGGACTGATGAATTTGCCACTTTAGTGTTTAGTTTGGGGAATAGTTTTTTACCAGTACCTCTAAATCAGGCGATCGCACCTGATATTCTACTCCAACCCCTGCAACCAAACCCAGCTGCGACTATCGGGGATGTGATTCACAAAATGATTACCCAGGACAACCATCCGCCACTGTATTTTGTGCTGGCGCATTTGTGGATGAACTTGTTCCCCAATCAAGAAAAATACGTTTCGCTGTTGGCGGCGCGTTCATTTCCTGCTTTACTAGGTGCAGTTTCCATTCCCCTTACCTATGGCTTAGGTAGGTTAGCTTTTCGTTCCCGCTTAGTCGGACAACTAGCGGCGGCAATAATGGCAGTTTCACCTTACGCAATTTATTTAGCCCAAGAAGCACGCCATTACACACTAGCAATTATCTGGGTGATTGCATCCTTATCTTGCTTAGTCATTGCTTCACACCACCTGCAAAACCGTACATTATTACCGCTTTGGTTAATCATTTGTTGGGTGGGAATTAATGCTTTAGGCATTGCTACACATTTCTTCTTTAGCCTGACTCTCTGTGCAGAAACATTAGTTTTAATATTTTTAGCTTGGCAACAATCTCAACAGGCAAAAACTTTAGTATTTCTTTCTTCTGTTTGGTGGCGTATTTATGCTGTTGCCTTGGGGACAGCCATAGCAGGTTTAGTATGGCTACCGAGTTTTTTAGAAAATCCCTATCGTAGTAGTTTAACAGAGTGGATTCAAACCGATGGTATCAGCTTAAGTTTACTCAACCCACTTTTTCAGCTTTTCGCCGCTTGGGTAACGATGATTATGCTACTGCCAGTAGAATCAGCACAGTTAGCAGTAGTGATAGTTTCCGGTTTGGTAATGCTAATTTTTGCTATTTGGGCAACACCAATTTTGGTGCGTGGCTACAAATTTCAACTACAGCAACCCCAAACTAGTCTGCCAACTCAAGTATTGACTGGGGTAGTATTGGGAGCGATCGCTTTATTTTTCATCTTGACTTATATTTTTGGTATAGATATTACACGGGGCGCTCGTTACAACTTTGTCTATTTCCCGGCTGTAATTATTCTTGTAGGCGCTAGCCTAGCAGTGTGTTGGGATACTTCCCAAAAAGCCGTAATGCTAATTTGGCTCATGGGGTTAGTCAGTGCTATCACTGTTGTTAGCAATTTAGGTTATCAAAAATACTACCGTCCTGACTTGTTAGTCCCCATAATACAACAAAACTCTCAAGTTCCGGTTCTCATTGCCACAACTCACAAAACCTTAGTCCAAACTGGGGAGATGATGGGTATTGCTAGGGAGTTGAACCCTTCTGCACAAACTACTACTCAGTTTCTCCTAGCACATCAAGAACAAGACCCCAACACCTCTACAGTTGCCCTAGAAAATACATTGCAACAGCTACCAAGACCTTTTGATATTTGGTTAGTCAACTTTCATGCACCCATAGCCGAAGCAGCGAAAAAATGCGTAGCTCAAACAAAACCCTTATCGGCTGTAGATGGCTATGAGTATAAAGTTTATCAGTGTAGATAA
- a CDS encoding glycosyltransferase, with protein sequence MNINTTNELLVSPSGPLQISDLPPKSVNKTNHDVYFSLIIPTYKERDNIENVVKILSQTLDEFIPGDYELIVVDDDSPDMTWEVAQSLTEEYPQLRVMRRQEERGLSSAVVRGWQAARGRILGVIDGDLQHPPEVLTELLKKMSQGADLALASRHVDGGGVSSWSVVRRVLSRGAQLLGLLILPRVLGRVSDPMSGYFMVRRSSIAGAVLNPVGYKILLEVIGRGNIGNIAEVGYVFCERQQGESKVTWKQYIDYIHHLVRLRLSTGRVGRVQQKINFPLDRFLRFALVGLSGVFVDMVLLYLLSDPSALALPLTRSKIIAGEIAIFNNFLWNDAWTFADVTTRQQEWHQRLKRFVKFNVICLAGLVLNVMVLNLVFNFLIPNRYVANLIAIAVATIWNFWVNLKLSWRVTDVK encoded by the coding sequence ATGAATATCAACACAACCAACGAACTATTAGTATCTCCCTCCGGCCCGTTACAAATTTCTGATTTACCACCTAAAAGTGTCAATAAAACTAATCATGATGTATATTTTTCCTTAATAATTCCTACCTATAAAGAGCGGGATAATATTGAAAATGTCGTAAAAATATTGAGTCAAACCCTGGATGAATTTATCCCAGGAGACTACGAATTAATTGTTGTCGATGATGATAGTCCTGATATGACTTGGGAAGTTGCCCAATCTTTGACAGAAGAATATCCCCAGTTACGCGTTATGCGACGACAAGAGGAACGGGGATTATCTTCCGCAGTAGTTCGGGGTTGGCAAGCAGCGAGGGGACGCATTCTTGGGGTAATTGATGGAGATTTACAGCATCCGCCAGAAGTGTTGACCGAACTATTAAAAAAAATGTCCCAAGGTGCTGATTTGGCATTAGCCAGCCGTCATGTAGATGGTGGTGGTGTTAGTAGTTGGAGTGTAGTCAGACGCGTCTTATCTCGTGGCGCTCAATTATTGGGTTTGCTCATTTTACCTAGAGTCTTGGGTAGAGTTTCCGACCCTATGAGTGGCTATTTTATGGTGCGTCGTAGCAGCATAGCCGGGGCAGTACTCAATCCTGTAGGCTACAAAATTCTGTTAGAGGTAATTGGGCGGGGTAATATCGGAAATATTGCCGAAGTCGGTTATGTATTCTGCGAACGGCAACAGGGTGAAAGTAAAGTTACCTGGAAGCAATACATAGACTATATCCATCACCTAGTGCGTTTGCGTTTATCTACTGGGCGTGTAGGTCGAGTTCAGCAAAAAATTAATTTCCCTCTAGACCGATTTTTGCGTTTTGCCTTGGTGGGGTTGAGTGGAGTATTTGTCGATATGGTACTGCTTTACTTACTCAGTGACCCTTCCGCCTTAGCTTTACCTCTAACTCGTAGCAAAATCATTGCCGGAGAAATTGCTATTTTTAATAATTTCTTGTGGAATGATGCCTGGACGTTTGCTGATGTAACTACTAGACAACAGGAATGGCATCAAAGGCTGAAGCGATTTGTCAAGTTCAACGTGATTTGTCTGGCGGGGCTGGTGTTGAATGTTATGGTTTTGAATTTAGTATTTAATTTCCTGATTCCTAACCGCTATGTTGCTAACCTGATTGCGATCGCAGTTGCTACTATTTGGAATTTCTGGGTTAACCTCAAACTTAGCTGGCGTGTAACTGATGTGAAATAG
- a CDS encoding glycosyltransferase family 39 protein has translation MNPELPDAKLNKLVSIQTLALSAIAIAVVLRLVNLGSREFWYDEVLSLLLVTGQKSGYQTPGDVPVALAPYLSVFTIPVESGFGAVISSVKNLLLRLLGGEPHPPLFYLSQHFWLRLFGNSEAAMRSLNTLFSIGVIASAYSLGKVFLGHRSGLLLAAFLGLNPFYLFHSLNVRMYAPLVLWTTLSASALLHLIEQPTTPKSENTRRYQLLWNILLIGSIAAGLLTFYFYIYLVIALAVIALYLDRRHWWQNGLRLGAGVILTTPWIFWGAIKQYRSADLKRFGVIKDSGSAIFIHLQDTAKTLASNLVLGDWITSLPEISIVIVGCLAIAFIIFSSLKLRQQGEQRKLTVALILGLLPLLLALVLDIATKKSTLNFGGGRTMIIILPGCLLLLTLWLEKAISTQWRTLIASCLLLLYLTIGVSDYSLRKRSVFHSIAAIATQQAQQPTLIAMNSKAWGHVLRLAYYTPPTASVMLLAQHPAKLANSLEKVLQDEPNKYSRVLWLDSENPVWSKIKNPADKEREQQKIQQILSKQFELKQTQNLTGTMSLDNFTVKVYNRPANS, from the coding sequence ATGAATCCTGAATTACCAGATGCAAAGCTAAATAAACTGGTTTCCATACAAACATTAGCATTAAGTGCGATCGCTATTGCCGTAGTTTTACGGCTAGTAAATTTAGGTAGTCGAGAGTTTTGGTACGACGAAGTACTATCCTTACTCTTGGTTACAGGACAAAAAAGTGGCTACCAAACTCCTGGTGATGTACCAGTAGCCTTGGCTCCATACTTATCGGTATTTACTATTCCTGTTGAATCTGGTTTTGGAGCAGTTATCTCAAGCGTCAAAAATTTACTGTTGCGTTTGCTGGGAGGAGAACCACATCCACCACTATTTTATTTAAGTCAACATTTCTGGTTACGTTTGTTTGGTAACAGTGAAGCAGCAATGCGTAGTTTAAATACATTATTTAGCATTGGTGTGATCGCTAGTGCCTACAGTTTAGGAAAAGTTTTCCTCGGACATCGCAGTGGGTTACTACTGGCTGCATTTTTGGGACTTAATCCTTTTTATCTGTTCCACTCTCTTAATGTGCGGATGTATGCACCTTTAGTTTTGTGGACAACACTTAGTGCATCAGCACTTCTGCATTTGATTGAACAACCCACTACCCCCAAATCTGAAAACACTCGCCGTTATCAGTTGCTGTGGAACATCCTTTTAATTGGTTCAATTGCTGCTGGTTTGTTAACATTTTATTTTTATATATATTTGGTAATAGCTTTAGCTGTCATAGCACTTTATCTTGATAGAAGACATTGGTGGCAAAATGGTTTGCGTTTAGGTGCGGGAGTAATATTAACTACTCCTTGGATTTTTTGGGGAGCTATCAAACAATACCGTAGTGCAGATTTAAAAAGATTTGGTGTTATTAAAGATTCTGGTTCGGCAATATTCATTCACTTGCAAGATACAGCTAAGACTTTAGCAAGTAACTTAGTATTAGGAGACTGGATAACAAGCTTACCAGAAATCAGTATAGTTATAGTTGGTTGTTTAGCGATCGCTTTCATCATTTTCTCTAGCCTGAAACTTAGGCAACAAGGTGAACAGAGAAAATTAACTGTAGCTTTGATACTAGGACTTTTGCCACTATTATTGGCTTTGGTATTAGATATTGCTACCAAAAAATCAACTTTAAATTTTGGTGGCGGAAGAACTATGATCATAATTCTTCCTGGATGCCTATTATTACTAACCTTGTGGTTAGAAAAGGCCATTTCTACGCAATGGCGAACACTGATTGCTTCTTGTTTATTACTGTTATATCTGACTATTGGCGTGAGTGATTATAGTTTACGAAAACGCTCCGTTTTTCATTCAATTGCCGCAATAGCAACACAACAAGCACAACAACCAACCTTAATCGCTATGAACTCTAAAGCTTGGGGTCATGTTTTGCGTTTAGCATACTATACTCCACCCACAGCGTCAGTAATGCTATTAGCTCAACACCCTGCAAAACTGGCAAACTCACTAGAAAAAGTTCTCCAAGATGAGCCAAATAAATATTCTCGTGTGCTTTGGTTAGACAGCGAAAATCCGGTTTGGTCAAAAATAAAAAACCCAGCAGATAAAGAAAGAGAACAACAGAAAATTCAGCAAATATTATCAAAACAATTTGAACTAAAACAGACTCAAAATCTAACAGGAACCATGAGTCTAGATAATTTCACTGTTAAGGTTTATAATCGTCCTGCCAATAGTTAA
- a CDS encoding LA_3751/LA_3752 family putative glycosyltransferase produces the protein MKALKVNVPLAIILLGIIFSLYLLSRVPNDIYFSGDAGLKALLAQQFSSGKLNFDLNLTVPSWVHNLWDNGLYPFEPPFSYKIANRYYITFPFTFPLVTAPFHALFGYRGFYIVPLLSTWVIWFNFYRICQFFKVSVLLTSVGLTTLIFASPLTMYSAMYWEHTLAVSLAFGGLAIILTKGQETFTQKDAVISGILIGLSVWFRPEFLALIVILLPLIVLSYKWNLGNFNVIDQRKTLFIFALITTIIGFFIANQLIYNHPLGAHALQVVEEFSLQTRLKTAKKIFDTLWKNFRQYFPIIYFILVFTGLSVFYKPMKLTSVMQKIIVISTPFLFLVPILLPSDGGKQWGPRFLLILIPLLSLLTVFLLESTLSIKKFGIKYISSAVFVAFFVLGVHTNTVMGLNHSYYTGNAEVVDVLNYFRKDDQKIVAVAHQYVSQTFESAFKDKIFFLTKTPEAVSKLGLALHEQGYKNFVYICPSYDPCFSSPSIPTVLDVTNTNQPLRIQFTQIKKNKKYIVQEADIVQAAVK, from the coding sequence ATGAAAGCACTAAAAGTTAATGTACCTTTAGCAATTATCTTATTAGGTATAATCTTTTCCTTGTATTTACTCTCACGAGTACCTAATGATATTTATTTTAGTGGTGATGCTGGACTAAAAGCTTTACTTGCTCAACAGTTTAGTTCAGGAAAGCTCAATTTTGATTTGAATTTAACAGTACCCTCATGGGTACATAATCTTTGGGACAATGGATTATATCCTTTTGAACCACCTTTTAGTTATAAAATAGCTAATCGTTACTACATTACCTTCCCCTTCACCTTTCCTCTAGTCACAGCACCTTTTCATGCCTTATTTGGCTATCGAGGTTTTTATATAGTTCCACTATTATCTACTTGGGTAATCTGGTTTAATTTCTATCGCATTTGTCAGTTTTTTAAAGTTAGTGTATTGTTAACCTCTGTTGGTCTTACCACACTAATATTTGCTTCCCCACTTACTATGTATAGCGCCATGTATTGGGAGCATACACTAGCAGTTAGTCTAGCGTTTGGTGGACTAGCAATTATTTTAACTAAAGGGCAAGAAACTTTTACTCAAAAAGATGCAGTAATTAGTGGGATTTTGATTGGCTTGTCAGTTTGGTTTAGACCTGAGTTTCTTGCCTTAATTGTAATTTTATTACCGTTAATTGTGCTTTCTTATAAATGGAATTTAGGTAACTTCAATGTTATTGACCAACGAAAAACATTATTTATCTTCGCCTTAATTACAACAATTATTGGCTTTTTTATTGCTAATCAATTAATTTACAATCATCCTTTAGGCGCTCACGCATTACAAGTTGTAGAAGAATTTTCCCTGCAAACAAGGCTAAAAACTGCTAAGAAAATTTTTGACACATTGTGGAAGAATTTCCGGCAATACTTTCCCATCATATATTTCATACTTGTGTTTACAGGATTGTCTGTGTTTTATAAGCCTATGAAACTGACATCTGTAATGCAAAAGATTATAGTTATATCTACTCCATTCTTATTTTTAGTACCTATACTTCTACCCAGTGATGGCGGTAAGCAGTGGGGGCCTAGATTCTTATTAATTTTGATTCCTCTGTTGAGTCTACTTACAGTATTTTTGCTAGAGTCTACTTTATCTATCAAAAAGTTTGGTATCAAATATATTAGTAGTGCTGTGTTTGTTGCATTTTTTGTGCTTGGTGTTCACACAAATACAGTCATGGGGTTAAATCACAGCTATTACACGGGCAATGCTGAAGTTGTTGATGTTCTTAATTATTTCCGTAAAGATGACCAAAAAATTGTAGCTGTTGCCCATCAATATGTCAGCCAAACCTTTGAATCGGCTTTTAAAGATAAAATATTTTTTCTCACAAAAACACCAGAGGCTGTGAGTAAGCTAGGTTTAGCATTGCATGAACAAGGCTATAAAAATTTTGTTTACATATGTCCTTCTTATGATCCTTGCTTCTCTTCGCCAAGCATACCTACTGTATTAGATGTTACTAATACAAATCAACCTTTGCGTATTCAATTTACACAAATCAAAAAGAACAAAAAATATATTGTCCAAGAAGCAGATATTGTTCAAGCAGCTGTTAAGTAA
- the cofH gene encoding 7,8-didemethyl-8-hydroxy-5-deazariboflavin synthase subunit CofH has product MNYKTIDTILERTLLGDDISPQEGVVLLKQTDIGAIAAIRATADKLRHQQAGDTVTYVINRNINFTNICEQHCSFCAFRRDDGDDDAYWLDWTAILEKSHDAVQRGATEICMQGGLHPQAQINGKSLPYYLKLVETIKQEYPQIHLHAFSPQEVQFIARVDGLEYIDVISALQNAGVDSMPGTAAEVLDDEVRRILCPEKINTATWLEIIGIAHKLGLHTTSTILSGHIETPEQQIGHLEKLRSLQQTAVNHQYPARITEFIVLPFVGQEAPKSLRRRVGRDQPVLADTLLLGAVARIYLGNWIPNHQPSWVKLGLAGATQALTWGCNDIGGTLMEEHITTMAGAVGGTCMEVETLQSAIASSGRPYQQRDTLYHPVDSAKKLANA; this is encoded by the coding sequence GTGAATTATAAAACGATTGATACAATTCTTGAGCGTACCTTGCTAGGGGATGATATATCGCCACAAGAAGGAGTAGTATTACTCAAGCAAACTGACATAGGGGCGATCGCAGCTATTCGCGCGACGGCTGACAAACTCCGCCACCAGCAAGCAGGTGATACGGTTACTTACGTAATTAACCGTAATATAAACTTTACTAACATTTGTGAGCAACACTGTAGTTTTTGTGCTTTTCGCCGGGATGATGGAGATGATGACGCTTATTGGTTAGATTGGACAGCCATTCTAGAAAAATCCCATGATGCTGTGCAAAGAGGGGCAACAGAAATCTGTATGCAGGGAGGACTACACCCACAAGCGCAGATTAACGGTAAATCTCTGCCTTACTATCTCAAATTAGTAGAAACTATCAAGCAAGAGTATCCGCAAATTCATCTCCATGCTTTCTCACCGCAAGAAGTGCAGTTTATCGCCAGAGTGGATGGACTGGAATATATTGATGTCATCTCTGCTTTGCAAAATGCTGGTGTTGATTCTATGCCAGGAACAGCAGCAGAGGTCTTAGATGATGAAGTACGGCGCATACTCTGCCCAGAAAAAATTAATACTGCAACTTGGTTAGAAATTATAGGTATAGCCCATAAACTAGGTTTACATACCACCAGCACCATACTATCAGGACATATCGAAACCCCAGAACAACAAATTGGGCATTTAGAAAAATTGCGATCGCTACAACAAACAGCAGTTAATCACCAATACCCAGCAAGGATTACAGAGTTTATTGTCCTGCCTTTTGTTGGTCAAGAAGCACCTAAATCTTTACGTCGGCGTGTAGGACGCGACCAACCAGTGTTAGCCGATACCTTATTACTGGGTGCAGTAGCACGAATTTATTTAGGTAATTGGATACCCAACCATCAACCAAGTTGGGTCAAACTAGGTTTAGCTGGGGCAACCCAAGCCCTAACTTGGGGTTGTAATGATATTGGCGGCACATTGATGGAAGAACACATCACCACAATGGCTGGTGCAGTGGGTGGTACATGTATGGAAGTGGAAACATTGCAAAGTGCGATCGCCTCTTCAGGCAGACCATACCAACAACGAGATACGCTTTATCACCCTGTAGATTCAGCAAAAAAATTGGCTAATGCTTAA
- a CDS encoding cobalamin biosynthesis protein gives MVWSNLWVGFGCQSGVSHHLITAAINQVFQENKLEQKIITGIATIDTKASEPGLVEFCSWLELPIKTFSAELLAHVAVPHPSQMIAAKVGTASVAEAAAILAASANEKQQFGVKLLVPKQIFRLPGEPGVVTIAIAYSTDLKT, from the coding sequence GTGGTTTGGAGTAATTTGTGGGTAGGATTTGGTTGTCAATCAGGTGTATCACATCACTTAATCACCGCCGCCATCAACCAAGTTTTCCAAGAAAACAAACTTGAACAAAAAATAATTACAGGGATTGCCACAATCGATACAAAAGCATCAGAACCTGGCTTAGTAGAGTTTTGTAGCTGGCTTGAATTACCCATAAAAACCTTTAGCGCAGAATTATTGGCTCATGTTGCTGTTCCGCATCCTAGTCAAATGATTGCGGCAAAAGTAGGAACTGCTAGTGTTGCTGAGGCTGCGGCTATACTTGCGGCTTCAGCCAATGAAAAACAGCAGTTTGGGGTAAAGCTTTTAGTTCCTAAACAAATCTTTCGCTTACCTGGGGAACCGGGAGTAGTAACGATCGCGATCGCTTATTCTACCGATCTTAAAACGTAG
- a CDS encoding phage holin family protein, which yields MKHFLFTWLGTALALLITAHIVPGFTVNGFITALIAVIVIGLVNALIRPILSILSFPITLLTFGLFTFVINALTLWLASAITPGSDFKIEGFLAALLGSIVLSIVSSFINYVLRSVE from the coding sequence ATGAAACACTTTTTATTTACTTGGCTCGGTACTGCATTGGCTTTACTCATCACTGCCCACATCGTACCAGGATTCACTGTTAATGGTTTTATTACGGCTCTTATTGCTGTCATAGTGATTGGGTTAGTCAATGCTTTGATTAGACCAATTCTCAGCATTTTGTCATTTCCCATTACCTTACTAACTTTTGGTTTATTTACATTTGTGATTAATGCTTTAACTCTATGGTTGGCAAGTGCTATCACGCCTGGTTCTGATTTTAAGATTGAAGGCTTTTTAGCTGCTTTGTTGGGTTCAATTGTCCTATCTATTGTTTCTAGCTTTATCAACTACGTTTTAAGATCGGTAGAATAA